Proteins encoded in a region of the Wolbachia endosymbiont (group A) of Anomoia purmunda genome:
- a CDS encoding phosphatidylglycerophosphatase A: protein MKFLYKLISTWWLSGTVKKMPGTVGSLASFLLVPVILSNKILGAAIISFLFLIGLWSTGNYIKHYKTSCDPKEVVIDEVVGQLLTILLVSILLSQEMNCSSLLLCFFSFRFFDIIKTWPINLIDKNTKGPLGIMLDDVIAAILACVLIGAFYCLLLVYAG from the coding sequence GTGAAATTTTTATATAAATTAATATCAACGTGGTGGCTGTCTGGAACAGTAAAAAAAATGCCAGGTACTGTGGGTAGTTTGGCTTCTTTTCTGCTTGTTCCTGTAATCCTGAGCAACAAAATTTTAGGTGCAGCAATTATTTCTTTTTTATTCTTAATTGGATTATGGTCTACAGGTAATTATATAAAACATTACAAGACTTCATGTGATCCAAAAGAGGTAGTAATTGACGAAGTGGTCGGTCAATTGCTGACGATACTTTTAGTTTCGATATTGTTAAGCCAAGAGATGAATTGCTCTTCATTGTTGTTGTGCTTTTTTTCTTTTAGGTTTTTTGATATAATAAAAACGTGGCCTATAAATTTGATCGATAAAAATACCAAAGGTCCTTTAGGTATTATGCTAGATGACGTTATAGCTGCAATTTTAGCCTGTGTTCTTATAGGAGCCTTTTATTGTTTATTGTTGGTGTATGCAGGATAA
- a CDS encoding GNAT family N-acetyltransferase, with product MQDKKIYYSSLVVQNLKDYILYTANLSEWEVHDEFDNIIFTINGTRESLFNFVFCGDQCTELSIQKTLDYLRTRDIEATWVINSHIKIRDILEKCEIKHVSTPKKALLNMKNYFLPADVIPNLRLNAVNGSDLLEQLDLHTSKIFYHGVGIVSTFFRGLSNYDDKNSRLRFFLVTLNNEIIGTCGLYVQDSVAGFYSDGVLPIYRNRGIGTQMVLERIKIAKQLECKYIVAHCMKSSVNLYKRLGFRMLGNLYLYTSSA from the coding sequence ATGCAGGATAAAAAAATTTATTATTCAAGCTTAGTTGTTCAAAATCTAAAGGATTATATACTGTACACAGCAAATTTATCTGAGTGGGAAGTACACGATGAATTTGATAACATCATATTTACAATAAATGGTACCAGGGAGTCATTATTTAATTTTGTGTTCTGTGGAGATCAATGTACCGAGCTTTCTATACAAAAAACTCTAGATTATCTCAGAACAAGAGATATAGAAGCAACATGGGTAATAAATTCACATATAAAAATAAGAGATATTTTAGAAAAGTGTGAAATAAAACACGTTAGCACACCAAAAAAAGCTTTACTTAATATGAAAAATTACTTTTTACCTGCTGATGTTATTCCAAACTTGAGGTTAAATGCTGTAAATGGTAGCGACCTCTTAGAACAGTTAGATTTACACACTTCTAAAATTTTTTATCATGGCGTTGGAATTGTCAGCACATTTTTTCGTGGATTATCAAATTATGATGATAAGAACTCAAGATTAAGATTTTTTCTTGTAACACTAAATAATGAAATTATTGGGACATGCGGTCTTTATGTTCAAGACAGCGTAGCTGGTTTTTATAGTGATGGAGTTTTACCAATTTACAGGAATCGTGGAATAGGTACTCAAATGGTTTTAGAAAGAATAAAGATAGCTAAACAGCTTGAATGCAAATATATAGTAGCACATTGTATGAAATCTTCTGTGAACCTTTATAAGAGATTGGGCTTTCGAATGTTAGGCAATCTTTACTTATATACCTCTTCAGCATAA